Proteins co-encoded in one Polynucleobacter sp. MG-6-Vaara-E2 genomic window:
- the mrdA gene encoding penicillin-binding protein 2: protein MVSFKKPDLDSFQERIHIATLFVTFCFLILLTRLVWLQLISHGKYALLAESNRIALVPAPANRGLIIDRNGIVIGRNYSALTLDVNAEEVKGNVDQLINELSEIIDISPRDRRNFKRSLEDSRNMGTFPLRSMLNEAETARFMANRYRFPGVEIRARSFREYPYNELASHLIGYIGRVSQHDKERMQSEIENSKADDPDALQASFLPGIQYVGKIGLEQSYETVLRGVPGYDQVEITAGGKPVRTLSSSPSVPGKNVVLSVDIKLQYLVEQLYGNFRGAFVAIEPETGDVLAFVSKPNFNPNDFVEGIDALTWKELNDSPQKPLYNRPLKGIYPPGSTYKPFMALAALENKKRTPSQTISDPGYFDFGNHTFRDDKKGGHGIVDMQKSIVESCDTYYYTLARDMGVNMMHDFMKPFGFGQITGIDLQGEARGVLPSTEWKKNTFKKPEQQKWYEGETISLGIGQGYNSFTILQLAHAMANLANNGVVMKPHLVKAIEDPFTRNRVLTTPKESYRIDLSAENIEVIKKAMVEVNVSGTSATAFKGAGYVAGGKTGTAQVFSLNSKDYKHGATAEFLRDHALYIAFAPADKPTIVIAMVVENAGFGAQYAAPIARKALDYYIEGKWPKEIPEWERAP from the coding sequence ATGGTTTCTTTTAAAAAACCTGATCTCGATTCTTTTCAAGAACGCATTCATATTGCGACATTATTCGTTACGTTTTGTTTTTTAATTTTGCTAACCCGCCTGGTATGGCTTCAGCTAATTAGTCATGGCAAGTATGCCTTGCTTGCAGAAAGCAATCGTATTGCATTAGTTCCAGCTCCTGCTAACCGAGGATTAATCATCGATCGTAATGGCATCGTGATTGGCAGAAATTATTCTGCCCTCACCTTAGACGTAAATGCGGAAGAGGTAAAAGGTAACGTAGATCAGCTTATCAATGAGCTTTCCGAGATCATTGATATTTCCCCCAGAGATCGCCGCAATTTCAAGCGCTCCTTAGAGGATTCCCGCAATATGGGTACCTTCCCCTTACGCTCGATGCTTAACGAGGCTGAAACTGCCCGTTTTATGGCCAATCGCTATCGTTTTCCGGGGGTAGAAATCCGAGCCAGGAGCTTTCGTGAGTACCCTTATAACGAGCTAGCCTCCCATTTAATTGGCTATATCGGTCGAGTGTCTCAGCATGACAAAGAGCGAATGCAATCTGAGATTGAGAACTCAAAAGCAGACGATCCAGATGCTCTGCAAGCCTCATTTTTGCCAGGCATACAGTACGTTGGCAAGATTGGCTTAGAGCAAAGCTACGAAACCGTTTTACGAGGGGTTCCTGGTTATGATCAAGTTGAAATCACTGCTGGCGGCAAACCTGTGCGTACGCTCTCAAGCTCTCCATCAGTGCCAGGTAAAAATGTTGTACTTTCAGTTGATATTAAGCTGCAATATTTAGTTGAACAGCTATATGGAAATTTTCGTGGCGCGTTTGTAGCGATTGAACCCGAAACTGGGGATGTATTGGCATTTGTATCTAAGCCAAACTTCAATCCCAATGATTTTGTTGAAGGTATTGATGCATTAACCTGGAAAGAACTAAACGACTCTCCACAAAAACCACTATACAACCGCCCACTCAAAGGTATCTATCCTCCAGGCTCCACATACAAGCCGTTCATGGCACTGGCTGCATTAGAAAATAAAAAACGCACCCCCTCCCAAACAATTTCTGATCCCGGTTATTTTGATTTTGGCAATCACACCTTCCGAGACGATAAAAAAGGTGGGCATGGCATTGTCGACATGCAAAAGTCGATTGTTGAATCTTGCGACACCTACTACTACACACTCGCACGTGACATGGGTGTAAATATGATGCATGACTTCATGAAACCATTTGGTTTTGGGCAAATTACTGGCATCGATTTACAAGGCGAAGCGAGAGGTGTTCTGCCGTCGACCGAGTGGAAAAAGAATACTTTCAAGAAGCCAGAGCAACAAAAGTGGTACGAAGGTGAAACTATCTCTTTAGGCATTGGTCAAGGCTATAACTCTTTCACTATTTTGCAGTTGGCGCATGCAATGGCAAACCTTGCAAACAATGGCGTAGTGATGAAGCCTCATCTAGTCAAAGCAATTGAAGATCCATTTACACGCAATCGTGTGCTAACAACTCCTAAGGAAAGCTATCGCATTGATCTCAGCGCAGAAAATATTGAGGTTATCAAAAAAGCGATGGTTGAAGTAAACGTCTCGGGCACGTCTGCTACAGCATTTAAAGGCGCTGGCTACGTAGCAGGCGGCAAGACAGGAACAGCTCAAGTCTTTAGTTTGAATTCGAAGGACTACAAACATGGAGCGACTGCAGAATTTTTACGTGATCATGCTTTATATATTGCTTTTGCTCCCGCTGATAAGCCAACTATTGTGATTGCAATGGTTGTAGAAAACGCAGGATTTGGTGCGCAATATGCTGCGCCAATTGCTCGTAAAGCATTGGATTACTACATCGAAGGCAAATGGCCTAAGGAGATTCCCGAATGGGAAAGAGCCCCGTAA
- the rodA gene encoding rod shape-determining protein RodA, whose protein sequence is MGKSPVKKIQVLFFSFFSGLDRQLGLILLGLAAVGLFTFLSASQNTPVQTTDELRNLALSFGVMWLVSRIPPKWLEMGAVWIYGIGVTLLVAVAIFGLIKKGARRWLNIGVVIQPSEIMKIAMPLMLAWYFQKREGIQKTWDYAVAGVILAIPVFLIARQPDLGTALLVFAAGLYVIILAGLPWKWILPFVGVGIVGILLIIIFGNTICAHDVTWPFVHNYQKHRICTLLDPSSDPLGKGFHTIQSMIAIGSGGFFGKGWFQGTQAHLEFIPEKHTDFVFAVFSEEFGLLGNLILLALFFALIKRGLTISASAPNLFTRLLGASVTLIFFTYAFVNIGMVSGLLPVVGVPLPFISYGGTALVTLGFGAGILMSIHRHRRLVQS, encoded by the coding sequence ATGGGAAAGAGCCCCGTAAAAAAAATTCAAGTGCTTTTCTTTAGCTTTTTCTCTGGTCTAGATCGCCAGCTAGGGCTTATTTTGCTTGGCTTAGCAGCAGTTGGCTTATTTACATTTTTATCTGCAAGCCAAAATACACCCGTACAAACGACAGATGAGTTGCGAAACCTTGCCCTTTCTTTTGGAGTGATGTGGTTGGTGTCCCGCATACCGCCTAAGTGGTTAGAGATGGGTGCTGTTTGGATCTATGGAATCGGCGTTACGCTATTAGTTGCAGTAGCAATTTTTGGATTGATCAAGAAAGGCGCACGTCGCTGGCTCAATATTGGTGTTGTGATTCAGCCATCTGAAATTATGAAGATTGCGATGCCACTCATGCTTGCCTGGTACTTCCAAAAGCGAGAGGGCATTCAAAAAACCTGGGACTATGCAGTGGCTGGAGTAATTTTGGCGATTCCAGTTTTTTTAATCGCGCGCCAACCGGACCTTGGAACAGCGCTACTAGTTTTTGCTGCTGGGCTCTACGTGATTATCTTGGCAGGCTTACCTTGGAAATGGATCCTGCCATTTGTTGGTGTTGGCATTGTCGGCATTTTACTCATCATTATTTTTGGTAACACCATCTGTGCGCACGATGTTACATGGCCTTTTGTCCATAACTACCAAAAACATCGCATTTGCACTTTGCTAGATCCAAGCAGCGATCCTCTGGGCAAAGGCTTTCATACGATTCAATCTATGATTGCCATCGGTTCTGGCGGATTTTTTGGTAAAGGTTGGTTTCAAGGAACACAAGCGCATTTGGAATTTATTCCCGAAAAGCATACCGACTTTGTGTTTGCAGTTTTCTCGGAAGAGTTTGGCTTGCTTGGAAACCTAATATTGCTTGCACTATTTTTTGCGCTCATCAAGCGCGGTCTAACAATTTCTGCCAGCGCACCCAATTTATTTACTCGCTTACTAGGAGCTTCGGTCACCCTCATATTCTTTACTTATGCATTTGTAAACATCGGCATGGTGAGCGGATTGTTGCCGGTGGTTGGGGTTCCTTTGCCATTTATTAGCTATGGCGGAACTGCCCTAGTAACGCTAGGTTTTGGTGCGGGAATCTTGATGAGCATTCACAGACATAGGCGCTTAGTTCAAAGCTAA
- a CDS encoding HU family DNA-binding protein, with protein sequence MNKAELIAAIADDAEISKAKAEFALNSAIENIIKAVTKGDSVQLIGFGTFASGKRAARMGRNPKTGEPLKIAAAKTVKFSAGKAFKDSVNKRKK encoded by the coding sequence TTGAACAAAGCCGAACTAATCGCAGCGATTGCTGACGACGCGGAGATTTCTAAAGCCAAAGCTGAATTCGCATTGAATTCTGCAATTGAGAACATTATCAAAGCTGTTACTAAAGGCGATTCAGTGCAACTGATCGGCTTCGGTACTTTCGCATCTGGTAAGCGTGCCGCACGTATGGGCCGCAACCCAAAAACTGGCGAGCCACTCAAAATCGCTGCTGCAAAAACTGTTAAGTTTTCTGCTGGTAAAGCATTTAAAGATTCAGTTAACAAGCGTAAGAAGTAA
- a CDS encoding aspartyl/asparaginyl beta-hydroxylase domain-containing protein — protein MQARHIIFFIFVISAIYVYFRGRVRFGVVRSLTDYQVLLAPINALLYLFSKVKASAFIPVSQFPEMQPLKDNWEVIRQEALSLNADGAIAAATGYNDIGFNSFFRTGWKRFHLYWYGKDLASAQASCPKTVAILKSIPSVKAAMFASLPPGATLVRHRDPYAGSLRYHIGLVTPNDPKCFIEVDGERYFWKDGEAVMFDETYIHFAANETDHQRIVLFCDVERPVHTKVVQLLNRWFGRYVMSAAASQNVVGEKVGFVNVLFTYFYHLRAQAKKLKAKHRSVYYIGKWVLILGILWAIFW, from the coding sequence ATGCAAGCTCGTCACATCATCTTTTTTATATTTGTAATATCGGCAATTTACGTCTATTTCAGAGGCAGAGTACGCTTTGGGGTGGTGAGATCCCTAACTGACTATCAAGTCTTGTTAGCGCCAATTAATGCATTGCTCTATTTATTTTCAAAGGTAAAAGCGAGCGCGTTTATCCCAGTAAGCCAGTTTCCTGAAATGCAGCCCCTAAAAGACAACTGGGAAGTAATTCGTCAAGAAGCGCTTTCTTTGAATGCAGATGGCGCAATTGCAGCGGCAACTGGCTATAACGATATCGGCTTTAACTCTTTCTTTCGAACAGGTTGGAAGCGTTTTCATCTCTATTGGTATGGCAAAGATCTAGCCTCGGCCCAAGCAAGCTGCCCAAAAACCGTTGCCATACTCAAATCCATTCCATCGGTAAAAGCGGCTATGTTCGCATCTCTGCCCCCTGGAGCAACGCTTGTGCGACACCGTGACCCTTATGCTGGCTCGTTGCGTTATCACATTGGCCTAGTCACCCCAAACGACCCAAAATGCTTTATTGAAGTAGATGGTGAGCGCTATTTCTGGAAGGATGGCGAAGCGGTCATGTTTGATGAAACCTATATCCATTTTGCCGCTAACGAAACTGATCATCAACGGATCGTCTTATTTTGCGATGTTGAGCGGCCAGTTCATACCAAAGTAGTGCAACTACTTAATCGCTGGTTTGGACGCTATGTGATGAGCGCCGCCGCCTCTCAAAATGTTGTTGGGGAAAAAGTAGGTTTTGTAAACGTCTTATTTACCTACTTTTATCACTTGCGCGCTCAAGCTAAGAAGCTCAAGGCTAAACATCGCTCCGTATATTACATTGGCAAGTGGGTACTTATTTTGGGAATTTTGTGGGCAATCTTTTGGTAA
- a CDS encoding DUF167 domain-containing protein, producing MTPIWLKQTPTGIVLNLHCQPGAKQTKVVGLHDDCLKISLQAPAIENKANEFLLGWLSKQLKIPQKQIQFISGQNSRKKRLEIWGSISPEQIIQTLNP from the coding sequence ATGACACCTATTTGGTTAAAACAAACCCCCACTGGAATTGTCCTTAATCTCCATTGTCAGCCCGGCGCTAAACAGACGAAAGTGGTGGGACTGCATGACGATTGCTTAAAAATTTCCTTGCAAGCTCCAGCGATAGAAAATAAAGCTAATGAATTTTTGTTGGGCTGGCTATCTAAACAGTTAAAAATCCCACAAAAGCAAATTCAATTTATTTCAGGACAAAACAGCCGAAAAAAACGACTTGAAATCTGGGGATCAATTAGTCCAGAGCAAATTATTCAGACTCTCAATCCGTAA
- the can gene encoding carbonate dehydratase — MSYKNSQALEQLFENNRAWADSMMAKDADFFRRLVSQQAPEYLWIGCSDSRVPANDIVNLLPGELFVHRNVANVVVHTDLNCLSVIQFAIDLLKVKHILVVGHYGCSGVHAALADKRVGLADNWLRHVKDVHQKHERYLGDMIPTPKRQDRLCELNVIEQVVNVCETTIVQDAWARGQELTVHGWAYRLETGLVNDLGMSSSSTEEMLERYAKSINRYEIE, encoded by the coding sequence ATGTCATATAAAAATTCCCAAGCCCTAGAACAGTTATTTGAGAATAACCGCGCCTGGGCTGACAGCATGATGGCAAAAGATGCTGACTTCTTTAGACGGCTGGTCTCCCAGCAGGCGCCCGAATATCTCTGGATAGGTTGCTCTGATAGCCGCGTTCCAGCGAATGATATTGTGAATTTACTTCCAGGCGAATTATTTGTTCATCGCAATGTCGCCAACGTTGTCGTTCATACTGACCTGAATTGCTTATCCGTGATTCAGTTTGCAATTGATCTTCTGAAAGTAAAACACATATTGGTGGTTGGTCACTATGGCTGTTCTGGCGTACATGCAGCGCTAGCAGACAAGCGAGTCGGTCTAGCCGATAACTGGTTGCGTCACGTGAAGGATGTACATCAAAAACATGAGCGTTATCTAGGCGATATGATTCCAACCCCAAAACGTCAAGATCGACTATGTGAGCTCAATGTCATTGAGCAAGTGGTAAATGTTTGTGAAACGACCATTGTTCAAGATGCGTGGGCTCGCGGACAAGAGCTCACCGTTCATGGTTGGGCTTACCGCCTTGAAACCGGCCTAGTGAATGATCTAGGAATGTCTAGTAGCTCTACAGAAGAAATGCTCGAACGTTACGCTAAATCGATCAATCGATACGAAATAGAGTAG
- a CDS encoding lipid A biosynthesis acyltransferase translates to MFKSIVNYVGVVFLKLLSLLPYRLLVSIGYGLGYIAARLPSDRNHVVKTNLHLCFPDLSEDEIHSLSKKHWRLLGRSLVEKSIIWLGSEKQLSRMIEVKSAVDLTSRKPRILVNMHFTGIEGSIILSALAKRMDWPRTSGFFQRMKNPFFNRKIIEWRNRFGGNSIDRQGNAKAIIREIRNGDFIIIAPDIDLGVKDSEFVPFFGIETNTITTISRLATITDADVCLMVTTLKEDESGYLCEISKPLENFPSADVKTDTARLNEYFEKEIRLRPAEYYWVHKRFKNRPNHETNPYNPSK, encoded by the coding sequence TTGTTTAAATCTATCGTTAATTATGTAGGAGTAGTGTTTCTTAAGCTCCTATCTCTACTGCCCTATCGACTTCTGGTATCTATTGGTTATGGCTTAGGCTATATCGCCGCTAGATTACCTAGCGACAGAAATCATGTTGTCAAAACTAATCTTCATTTATGTTTTCCCGATTTAAGTGAAGATGAAATTCATAGTCTCAGCAAAAAACATTGGCGCCTACTTGGCCGAAGTCTGGTAGAGAAAAGTATTATTTGGCTAGGCAGCGAAAAACAATTAAGCCGAATGATTGAAGTGAAATCAGCGGTTGATCTAACGAGCAGAAAGCCTCGCATATTGGTCAATATGCATTTCACCGGAATTGAAGGCAGCATTATTCTGAGCGCCCTGGCAAAAAGAATGGACTGGCCCCGCACCTCAGGATTTTTTCAGCGAATGAAAAATCCTTTTTTTAATCGAAAGATTATTGAATGGCGCAACCGTTTCGGAGGCAATTCGATTGATCGTCAAGGGAACGCAAAAGCGATTATTCGCGAGATTCGCAATGGAGACTTCATCATCATTGCGCCTGATATTGATTTGGGTGTCAAAGACTCTGAATTTGTGCCCTTCTTTGGAATTGAAACCAACACCATCACAACGATCTCTCGTCTGGCTACCATTACGGATGCAGATGTATGTCTGATGGTTACCACTCTTAAAGAGGATGAGTCCGGATACCTCTGTGAGATCAGCAAGCCTTTAGAAAATTTTCCGAGCGCTGATGTGAAAACTGATACTGCTCGTCTGAACGAATATTTTGAAAAGGAAATTCGACTTCGGCCTGCAGAATATTATTGGGTACATAAACGCTTCAAAAACCGTCCTAACCACGAAACAAATCCCTACAACCCTTCTAAGTAA
- a CDS encoding metallophosphoesterase gives MSERIGLFADLHSNLEAFEACISRAEELGVTRMVFLGDLVGYNADPAALIERIADLVHSKKAIAILGNHDEAVFKDCRNQMNASANTAIEWTKTQLSDSHVQFLKNLPLIVQEENMCFVHASAHNPSDWNYVTDSMSAWRCAQHSGKSYTFVGHAHEQALFYQSAVGKLIRFAPHPGDEIPVLPHRQWVGVVGSLGQPRDGNPEACFAVFEPAAEALTFHRAPYDHFAAADKVRRAGLPEDLANRLITGK, from the coding sequence ATGTCAGAGCGTATTGGGCTATTTGCCGATCTCCACAGCAATTTAGAAGCCTTCGAGGCTTGCATTAGCAGAGCAGAAGAGCTTGGTGTAACACGCATGGTCTTTTTGGGTGACCTCGTTGGGTATAACGCCGATCCCGCAGCCCTCATTGAGCGCATTGCTGATCTAGTCCATTCAAAAAAGGCTATTGCTATTTTGGGCAATCATGATGAGGCCGTCTTTAAAGACTGTCGCAATCAAATGAATGCGAGTGCGAATACTGCAATTGAGTGGACAAAAACGCAACTGAGCGATAGCCATGTACAGTTTCTAAAAAATCTGCCCCTGATTGTTCAAGAAGAAAATATGTGCTTCGTGCATGCTTCTGCCCACAATCCAAGTGACTGGAATTACGTCACCGACAGTATGAGCGCATGGCGTTGTGCGCAGCACTCGGGAAAAAGTTATACCTTTGTTGGACATGCGCATGAGCAGGCACTGTTTTATCAAAGTGCTGTGGGCAAACTCATTCGCTTTGCGCCACATCCCGGAGATGAAATTCCGGTGTTACCACATCGCCAATGGGTTGGAGTGGTGGGCTCCCTTGGGCAACCACGAGATGGCAATCCAGAGGCATGTTTTGCGGTATTTGAGCCGGCGGCTGAAGCATTGACTTTTCACCGTGCCCCCTACGATCACTTTGCAGCTGCCGATAAAGTTCGTCGTGCAGGCCTGCCGGAAGATTTAGCAAATCGCCTAATTACTGGCAAATAA
- a CDS encoding serine/threonine-protein kinase: MPINSDIQAVDDIFQEGKVVDGFVIGKEVHRGGMASLFSATKEGVDVPILLKIPRVGRDQPVESLIGFETELTILRALKSPYVPKFLGAGNMATRPYIAMERVEGRPLEDLIKEGKVFTIDEVVRIGADLAQAVQSLHAQDAIHLDIKPENILIDEKGKLTLIDFGLSHHARYPDLLAEEMRKGVGSAPYISPEQVAGIRSDSRSDIYSIGVIMYELLTGELPFGNPQTMTGLRRRMWAEPFPPRAIRREIPRWLQEVVLRCLEPRAADRYQSATRLRQVLRDPEGVTLTERADRIEPPSFWENLKGLFKSVGYEPSPSPRPSMGNYDAPLMIAAIDTRQSDEDLRERMQRTAKNLLQAYPESRLVCISTIASTPTYEGKHESETASGIVRGHLVQLMEWAKPLKLPPERISYHVLEAMDPATRIVEFAKDNDASLILIGASHKLPNKVTPWRTSMTKIVEEAPCSVHIVRT; the protein is encoded by the coding sequence ATGCCTATTAACTCCGATATTCAAGCTGTAGACGACATATTCCAAGAAGGAAAAGTGGTTGATGGTTTTGTCATCGGCAAAGAAGTGCATCGTGGGGGCATGGCGAGTCTTTTCTCGGCAACCAAAGAGGGGGTTGATGTCCCTATTCTGCTCAAGATTCCTCGCGTCGGAAGAGATCAGCCAGTTGAAAGCCTGATTGGTTTTGAAACTGAACTCACCATTTTGCGCGCCCTCAAAAGCCCCTATGTCCCCAAATTTTTAGGCGCTGGCAATATGGCAACACGCCCCTATATCGCCATGGAGAGGGTTGAGGGGAGGCCACTGGAAGATCTCATCAAAGAAGGCAAAGTATTTACGATCGATGAAGTTGTCCGCATTGGTGCAGATCTTGCCCAAGCTGTGCAATCACTGCACGCACAAGATGCCATTCATCTCGATATCAAACCAGAAAATATTTTGATCGATGAAAAAGGCAAATTAACGTTAATCGACTTCGGTTTATCGCATCATGCTCGATATCCAGATTTACTGGCCGAAGAAATGCGCAAAGGCGTCGGCTCTGCCCCTTATATTTCGCCCGAACAAGTTGCTGGCATTCGCTCTGATTCTCGCAGTGATATTTATTCGATCGGCGTCATCATGTATGAATTACTAACGGGTGAATTGCCCTTTGGTAATCCTCAAACAATGACCGGCCTAAGAAGACGTATGTGGGCCGAACCATTTCCACCGCGCGCTATTCGACGAGAAATTCCTCGCTGGCTACAAGAAGTCGTACTTAGATGCTTAGAGCCTAGAGCCGCTGATCGCTACCAAAGTGCCACGCGTTTACGTCAAGTTTTACGTGATCCTGAGGGCGTCACACTCACTGAACGCGCTGATCGCATAGAGCCCCCAAGCTTTTGGGAAAACCTCAAAGGCTTATTTAAATCAGTGGGCTATGAGCCTTCACCAAGCCCAAGACCGAGCATGGGTAACTATGATGCGCCACTGATGATTGCCGCCATTGATACTAGGCAATCAGATGAAGATCTTCGCGAACGTATGCAAAGAACGGCGAAAAATTTATTACAAGCGTATCCCGAAAGTCGCCTCGTTTGCATCAGCACTATTGCAAGCACGCCAACCTATGAAGGCAAGCATGAAAGCGAAACTGCGAGCGGTATTGTGCGCGGGCACTTAGTGCAACTCATGGAATGGGCTAAACCGCTTAAGCTGCCACCTGAGCGCATTTCTTATCATGTACTCGAGGCCATGGATCCTGCCACACGTATTGTCGAATTTGCAAAAGACAATGATGCGTCACTTATTTTGATTGGAGCCTCTCATAAGCTCCCCAATAAAGTTACACCTTGGAGAACCTCAATGACAAAGATTGTCGAAGAGGCTCCCTGTAGCGTTCATATCGTTCGAACTTAG
- a CDS encoding carboxymuconolactone decarboxylase family protein: protein MIKSGGAVKIRQIGLSLITALALHEVAIAQTRLPEISVDQYTVEQQKAAQEFEVARKKTPWGPFAMLMYSPQLMNNARAMGDYLRYNSAFDSALSEFAILITAREWSQDYEWSVHYPIAIKAGLKPEIAQSLKEGRRPEGMSQDQSIVYDFTIELQRNKQVSDATFAKTEQRFGKKGAVDLAGIAGYYTFLAMEMNMAKGPAPIGNERLPRFPE, encoded by the coding sequence ATGATCAAGTCTGGAGGCGCTGTGAAAATAAGACAAATAGGTTTGTCGCTTATAACGGCGCTAGCACTTCATGAAGTGGCAATTGCACAAACGCGCCTTCCAGAAATTTCCGTAGATCAATACACAGTAGAGCAGCAAAAAGCTGCGCAAGAATTTGAAGTTGCGCGCAAAAAGACTCCTTGGGGGCCATTTGCAATGTTGATGTATAGCCCGCAACTCATGAATAATGCTCGCGCTATGGGTGACTACCTGCGCTATAACTCTGCGTTCGATAGCGCGCTTAGTGAATTTGCAATTTTGATCACTGCGCGTGAGTGGAGTCAGGATTATGAGTGGTCTGTGCACTACCCAATTGCAATCAAGGCAGGACTGAAGCCAGAAATTGCACAGTCATTGAAAGAGGGGCGCAGGCCTGAAGGCATGAGCCAGGATCAGTCGATTGTGTATGACTTTACGATTGAGTTACAAAGAAATAAACAGGTTTCTGACGCAACTTTTGCTAAAACTGAACAGCGTTTTGGGAAAAAAGGCGCGGTTGATTTAGCAGGAATTGCTGGCTATTACACTTTCTTGGCCATGGAAATGAATATGGCTAAGGGCCCTGCGCCAATTGGAAATGAGCGCTTGCCCCGTTTCCCCGAGTAA
- a CDS encoding dicarboxylate/amino acid:cation symporter — MTVALKKPPIYKILYFQVLVAVVIGVLLGHFYPSLGTDMKPFGDAFIKGIKMLIAPIIFCTVVLGIAGMEDMKKVGKTGGLALLYFEIVSTIALIVGLIVVNLLQPGAGMNIDPASLDTKGIAAYTGPGKMGTTTDFLMNIIPSSAVDAFAKGEILQVLFIAILFGFALHKFGGRGTMVFDLIEKTSHVLFDMIGVIMKFAPIGAFGAMSFTIGKYGISSLFSLGKLMGSFYLTCLLFVFIVLGIIARLNGFSIFKFVRYIKEELLIVLGTSSSESVLPRMMEKMELLGAKKTCVGLVIPTGYSFNLDGTSIYLTMAAVFIAQATNTPMTLMQEVTLLLVLLLTSKGAAGVTGSGFIVLAATLSAVGDVPVAGLAIILGIDRFMSEARALTNLVGNGVATIVVAKWTGELDQKQLTSVLNRDNWIEAQDPEVILDQRQEKMK, encoded by the coding sequence ATGACAGTTGCTTTAAAAAAACCGCCGATCTATAAAATCCTTTATTTTCAAGTACTTGTAGCTGTCGTAATTGGCGTTTTATTGGGCCATTTCTACCCAAGCCTTGGCACAGATATGAAGCCCTTCGGCGATGCTTTCATCAAAGGCATCAAGATGTTAATTGCTCCTATTATTTTCTGTACGGTGGTGTTGGGGATCGCTGGCATGGAAGACATGAAGAAGGTTGGCAAAACGGGCGGTCTTGCGCTTCTCTACTTTGAAATTGTGAGCACAATTGCATTAATCGTTGGGCTTATTGTGGTGAATCTATTGCAGCCAGGCGCCGGAATGAATATTGATCCAGCGAGCTTAGACACCAAAGGTATTGCTGCTTATACCGGCCCAGGAAAAATGGGCACGACCACAGATTTCCTGATGAACATTATTCCTAGCAGTGCAGTAGATGCATTTGCCAAAGGCGAGATTTTGCAGGTGCTCTTTATTGCGATTTTGTTTGGATTCGCGCTTCATAAATTTGGCGGGCGTGGAACAATGGTGTTCGACTTGATCGAAAAAACATCACATGTTTTGTTTGACATGATTGGTGTGATCATGAAATTTGCACCAATTGGTGCATTCGGTGCAATGTCGTTCACGATTGGCAAATACGGCATCAGCTCTCTATTCTCTTTAGGCAAGTTGATGGGTTCGTTCTATTTAACTTGCCTGCTCTTTGTATTCATTGTGCTTGGGATTATTGCGCGCCTGAATGGTTTCAGTATTTTCAAATTTGTGCGTTACATAAAAGAGGAGCTGTTAATTGTTCTAGGAACTTCTTCGTCGGAATCTGTTCTGCCACGTATGATGGAAAAGATGGAGTTATTGGGCGCTAAGAAAACTTGTGTTGGTTTGGTGATCCCAACGGGTTATTCATTTAATTTAGATGGCACATCGATTTACTTGACCATGGCTGCAGTATTTATTGCACAGGCAACCAATACCCCGATGACGCTCATGCAGGAAGTGACTTTATTGTTAGTCTTGCTGCTTACTTCAAAGGGTGCTGCAGGCGTAACGGGTAGCGGGTTTATTGTTTTGGCCGCAACACTTTCTGCGGTCGGGGACGTTCCTGTTGCTGGCTTGGCAATTATTCTTGGTATCGACCGTTTCATGTCTGAGGCGCGCGCGTTAACTAACTTGGTTGGTAATGGCGTGGCCACAATTGTTGTTGCAAAGTGGACTGGTGAGCTTGATCAAAAGCAACTGACTAGCGTCCTCAATCGCGATAATTGGATTGAAGCGCAAGATCCAGAGGTAATTTTGGATCAGCGACAAGAGAAGATGAAGTAA